In one Podarcis muralis chromosome 7, rPodMur119.hap1.1, whole genome shotgun sequence genomic region, the following are encoded:
- the SZRD1 gene encoding SUZ RNA-binding domain-containing has translation MEDEEVAESWEEAADSGEIDRRLEKKLKITQKESRKSKSPPKVPIVIQDDSLPSGPPPQIRILKRPTSNGVLSNPNSASRPALPVKTLAQREAEYAEARKRILGSASPEEEQDKPILDRPTRISQPGEARQPSNVIRQPLGPDGSQGFKQRR, from the exons ATGGAAGATGAGGAGGTCGCCGAGAGCTGGGAGGAAGCGGCCGACAGCGGG GAAATAGACAGGCGGCTAGAAAAAAAGCTGAAGATCACCCAGAAGGAAAG CAGGAAATCCAAGTCCCCGCCTAAAGTGCCCATTGTGATCCAGGACGACAGCCTTCCCTCGGGGCCGCCTCCGCAGATCCGGATCTTAAAGAGGCCTACAAGCAACGGGGTGCTCAGCAACCCCAACTCTGCCAGCCGGCCAGCCCTCCCGGTGAAGACGTTGGCACAGAGGGAGGCTGAATACGCCGAAGCCCGGAAGCGGATCCTGGGCAGCGCCagcccggaggaggagcaggaCAAGCCCATCCTCGACAG GCCCACAAGAATCTCCCAGCCAGGGGAGGCCCGGCAGCCCAGCAATGTGATCCGGCAGCCGCTGGGCCCCGACGGCTCGCAAGGATTCAAGCAGCGCAGATAG
- the NECAP2 gene encoding adaptin ear-binding coat-associated protein 2 isoform X1, which yields MAEGEEYESVLCVKPEVHVYRVPPRASNRGYRAAEWQLDQPAWSGRMRITAKGNVAYIKLEDKNSGELFAQAPVDQFPSITVEGVTDSSRYFVIRIEDGNGRRAFIGVGFVDRGDAFDFNVALQDHFKWVKQQSELAKQALNPDQGPKLDLGFKEGQTIKLNIANVKKKDGSSSASRPRATGSGGPSLIPPPPGGKTTLTGEQLSSAAEAADVSIPWPPPQASNSTAEAAADIWGDFTKASGSASSQAQQSSTSWVQF from the exons ATGGCGGAGGGCGAGGAGTACGAGTCGGTGCTCTGCGTCAAGCCGGAGGTCCACGTCTACCGAGTGCCCCCGCGCGCCTCTAACCGGGGCTACAG AGCTGCGGAGTGGCAGCTGGACCAGCCAGCATGGAGCGGGCGCATGCGCATAACCGCCAAAGGGAACGTGGCCTACATCAAGTTGGAGGACAAGAACTCAG GAGAACTTTTTGCCCAGGCTCCTGTGGACCAGTTCCCCAGCATTACTGTGGAGGGTGTGACGGATTCCAGCCGATACTTTGTCATCCGCATTGAGGATGGGAACG GGCGCCGGGCCTTCATTGGAGTCGGCTTTGTTGACCGAGGTGATGCCTTCGACTTCAACGTCGCTCTGCAGGACCATTTCAA GTGGGTCAAACAGCAGAGTGAGCTGGCCAAGCAGGCCCTGAATCCAGACCAGGGCCCCAAACTGGACCTGGGCTTCAAGGAAGGACAGACAATCAAGCTCAACATTGCG AACGTGAAGAAGAAGGACGGCTCCTCCTCGGCCAGCAGGCCCCGAGCAACAGGCTCTGGGGGCCCCAGCCTCATCCCACCCCCTCCTGGAGGAAAGACCACCCTGACCGGGGAGCAGCTTTCGTCTGCTGCTGAGGCAG CAGACGTCTCCATCCCGTGGCCGCCTCCACAGGCTTCAAATTctacagcagaagcagctgcgGACATCTGGGGAGACTTCACCAAAGCTTCTGG GTCTGCCTCCAGTCAGGCTCAGCAGAGCTCCACCAGCTGGGTCCAGTTCTGA
- the NECAP2 gene encoding adaptin ear-binding coat-associated protein 2 isoform X2: MAEGEEYESVLCVKPEVHVYRVPPRASNRGYRAAEWQLDQPAWSGRMRITAKGNVAYIKLEDKNSGELFAQAPVDQFPSITVEGVTDSSRYFVIRIEDGNGRRAFIGVGFVDRGDAFDFNVALQDHFKWVKQQSELAKQALNPDQGPKLDLGFKEGQTIKLNIANVKKKDGSSSASRPRATGSGGPSLIPPPPGGKTTLTGEQLSSAAEADVSIPWPPPQASNSTAEAAADIWGDFTKASGSASSQAQQSSTSWVQF, translated from the exons ATGGCGGAGGGCGAGGAGTACGAGTCGGTGCTCTGCGTCAAGCCGGAGGTCCACGTCTACCGAGTGCCCCCGCGCGCCTCTAACCGGGGCTACAG AGCTGCGGAGTGGCAGCTGGACCAGCCAGCATGGAGCGGGCGCATGCGCATAACCGCCAAAGGGAACGTGGCCTACATCAAGTTGGAGGACAAGAACTCAG GAGAACTTTTTGCCCAGGCTCCTGTGGACCAGTTCCCCAGCATTACTGTGGAGGGTGTGACGGATTCCAGCCGATACTTTGTCATCCGCATTGAGGATGGGAACG GGCGCCGGGCCTTCATTGGAGTCGGCTTTGTTGACCGAGGTGATGCCTTCGACTTCAACGTCGCTCTGCAGGACCATTTCAA GTGGGTCAAACAGCAGAGTGAGCTGGCCAAGCAGGCCCTGAATCCAGACCAGGGCCCCAAACTGGACCTGGGCTTCAAGGAAGGACAGACAATCAAGCTCAACATTGCG AACGTGAAGAAGAAGGACGGCTCCTCCTCGGCCAGCAGGCCCCGAGCAACAGGCTCTGGGGGCCCCAGCCTCATCCCACCCCCTCCTGGAGGAAAGACCACCCTGACCGGGGAGCAGCTTTCGTCTGCTGCTGAGGCAG ACGTCTCCATCCCGTGGCCGCCTCCACAGGCTTCAAATTctacagcagaagcagctgcgGACATCTGGGGAGACTTCACCAAAGCTTCTGG GTCTGCCTCCAGTCAGGCTCAGCAGAGCTCCACCAGCTGGGTCCAGTTCTGA
- the NECAP2 gene encoding adaptin ear-binding coat-associated protein 2 isoform X3 has product MRITAKGNVAYIKLEDKNSGELFAQAPVDQFPSITVEGVTDSSRYFVIRIEDGNGRRAFIGVGFVDRGDAFDFNVALQDHFKWVKQQSELAKQALNPDQGPKLDLGFKEGQTIKLNIANVKKKDGSSSASRPRATGSGGPSLIPPPPGGKTTLTGEQLSSAAEAADVSIPWPPPQASNSTAEAAADIWGDFTKASGSASSQAQQSSTSWVQF; this is encoded by the exons ATGCGCATAACCGCCAAAGGGAACGTGGCCTACATCAAGTTGGAGGACAAGAACTCAG GAGAACTTTTTGCCCAGGCTCCTGTGGACCAGTTCCCCAGCATTACTGTGGAGGGTGTGACGGATTCCAGCCGATACTTTGTCATCCGCATTGAGGATGGGAACG GGCGCCGGGCCTTCATTGGAGTCGGCTTTGTTGACCGAGGTGATGCCTTCGACTTCAACGTCGCTCTGCAGGACCATTTCAA GTGGGTCAAACAGCAGAGTGAGCTGGCCAAGCAGGCCCTGAATCCAGACCAGGGCCCCAAACTGGACCTGGGCTTCAAGGAAGGACAGACAATCAAGCTCAACATTGCG AACGTGAAGAAGAAGGACGGCTCCTCCTCGGCCAGCAGGCCCCGAGCAACAGGCTCTGGGGGCCCCAGCCTCATCCCACCCCCTCCTGGAGGAAAGACCACCCTGACCGGGGAGCAGCTTTCGTCTGCTGCTGAGGCAG CAGACGTCTCCATCCCGTGGCCGCCTCCACAGGCTTCAAATTctacagcagaagcagctgcgGACATCTGGGGAGACTTCACCAAAGCTTCTGG GTCTGCCTCCAGTCAGGCTCAGCAGAGCTCCACCAGCTGGGTCCAGTTCTGA